In Trichomycterus rosablanca isolate fTriRos1 chromosome 4, fTriRos1.hap1, whole genome shotgun sequence, one DNA window encodes the following:
- the ajuba gene encoding LIM domain-containing protein ajuba — MERIGTKLKQKLRLADSGSVKFSKKKNELSNTNNNSNSISISTETPVVSRVIPTPNPAPANTAQFSLTCPPSGEPCASSTGRLAKVVNSQRVSSCVTTTSASVPEESGPPVEHHPVTLAPLRRRSPQQRASCYLPETMEGRGTCDQPRRTDLTYSENGDPQGAYSPTSRAALNQRRYSLELQQLVRRQQLLAQAPLSSMPPPYPTPSQVPRSGSAEPNFLPEPERHKRLSLQEALFYKRWSSGGEPWDSGRPASLSHPPLRSHDSPGATCLFPPGPTLSPCSSFSLQESVLASPRSSFASSTASGGGGTGIGGISGSPVGSPCSSNRTSGISLGYDIRHAPGPAQPLHFSATQLGSATTGHLYATSGPGKATAPPIEVWRDYLERASGIAGGFQDSRHSYPPAGSTPEWLSGAEQRPPRTDGSGERMRHSDLPGTHYQQELTRLLLRDMTLEGEEMVGGLTLKEQPGSTIAPPAAGVATTIKSQEEHVTVRESQSSLDRQEFFGTCVKCGKGVYGADNACQALDSLYHTRCFTCVSCGRTLRNKDFYSVSGSVYCKEDYMFSGFQAAAEKCCVCGHLILEQILQALGNSYHPSCFRCTVCSKTLDGVPFTVDYLNNVYCVADYNRTFAPKCAACLQPILPAEGSEEILRVVSMNKDYHFECYHCEECGKQLSDKPGSQCFPLDSHLLCHSCHMNRVCSSHNITPHNTH, encoded by the exons ATGGAGAGAATTGGCACAAAACTAAAGCAGAAGTTAAGGCTGGCTGACTCTGGCAGTGTCAAGtttagtaaaaagaaaaatgaactTTCCAACACGAATAACAACAGTAACAGCATCAGCATTAGCACCGAAACGCCGGTAGTAAGCCGTGTGATCCCGACACCAAACCCAGCACCTGCGAATACTGCTCAGTTCAGCCTGACCTGCCCACCTTCAGGAGAACCATGTGCTTCATCAACTGGCAGACTTGCAAAAGTGGTCAATTCTCAAAGGGTGTCATCCTGTGTCACCACCACCTCGGCGTCTGTACCAGAAGAATCCGGGCCTCCAGTTGAACACCATCCGGTGACCCTTGCCCCTTTACGGCGGCGTTCACCCCAACAGAGGGCATCATGCTACCTGCCTGAGACCATGGAGGGCCGAGGGACCTGTGACCAGCCAAGACGCACCGACTTGACATATAGTGAGAATGGAGATCCACAAGGTGCGTACAGCCCAACCTCTCGAGCTGCTCTAAACCAGCGACGTTATTCTCTTGAGCTTCAACAGTTGGTGCGGAGGCAGCAGTTACTGGCCCAGGCTCCACTGTCTTCCATGCCACCACCATACCCGACGCCAAGTCAAGTTCCTCGCTCAGGCTCTGCTGAACCGAACTTTCTCCCTGAACCTGAGCGCCACAAGCGCCTCTCCTTGCAGGAGGCACTTTTCTACAAGCGCTGGAGCTCTGGAGGCGAGCCATGGGACAGCGGCAGGCCAGCATCACTTTCCCACCCTCCACTAAGGAGCCATGATAGTCCTGGGGCTACCTGCCTATTTCCTCCAGGTCCAACACTAAGCCCTTGCTCCTCTTTCAGCCTGCAGGAGTCTGTGTTGGCAAGTCCGCGATCAAGCTTTGCCAGCAGCACAGCTAGCGGAGGTGGAGGTACGGGAATAGGTGGCATAAGTGGAAGCCCTGTTGGTAGTCCATGCAGCAGCAACCGCACCAGTGGCATTAGCCTTGGCTATGACATCAGACATGCTCCTGGTCCTGCCCAGCCACTGCACTTCTCCGCCACACAGCTAGGCAGTGCCACTACTGGGCATCTGTACGCAACATCTGGGCCAGGGAAAGCAACAGCGCCACCGATAGAAGTGTGGCGAGATTACCTAGAAAGGGCATCAGGGATTGCCGGTGGCTTTCAAGATAGTCGTCACTCCTACCCTCCAGCAGGAAGTACCCCAGAGTGGTTGAGTGGTGCAGAGCAGCGGCCACCTCGGACAGATGGTTCAGGTGAGAGGATGAGGCACTCGGACCTGCCAGGGACACACTACCAGCAGGAGCTTACACGCTTACTACTAAGGGACATGACTTTGGAGGGAGAGGAAATGGTTGGAGGGCTAACCCTGAAGGAGCAACCTGGGTCCACTATAGCACCTCCTGCAGCTGGTGTGGCAACAACCATAAAATCTCAGGAGGAGCATGTAACAGTGAGAGAGTCACAGTCTTCCTTGGACAGACAAGAATTTTTTG GAACATGTGTAAAGTGTGGTAAAGGTGTGTATGGTGCGGATAACGCTTGCCAGGCTCTGGACAGTCTCTATCACACCCGCTGTTTCACGTGTGTGTCCTGTG GTCGCACTCTTAGAAATAAGGACTTCTACAGTGTCAGTGGGTCAGTGTATTGTAAGGAGGACTACATG TTTTCAGGCTTCCaggcagcagctgaaaaatgcTGCGTTTGTGGACATCTGATCTTGGAGCAG ATTCTTCAAGCCCTGGGGAACTCCTACCACCCAAGCTGTTTCCGCTGTACGGTGTGCTCGAAGACTCTGGATGGCGTGCCTTTCACAGTGGACTACCTCAATAACGTCTACTGTGTTGCAGACTACAACAG GACATTCGCTCCTAAATGTGCTGCTTGTTTACAACCCATTTTACCTGCTGAG GGCAGTGAGGAGATTCTCAGGGTGGTATCTATGAACAAAGACTATCACTTTGAGTGCTATCACTGTGAG
- the mrpl52 gene encoding 39S ribosomal protein L52, mitochondrial gives MAAPLKMLCSSALKLTMRPFSSTCTAYAGKKWRLENGLAWTGSEYGPLTDLPDWSYADGRPAPPLKGQVRRQKQREDFARRAVYLNAEVDQGIETWRTKQEAQKRAKEQIKSSMLKPKGNLLIKNKN, from the exons ATGGCAGCGCCCTTGAAGATGCTGTGTTCTTCAG CACTAAAGCTGACAATGAGACCATTTTCATCTACATGCACAGCCTATGCTGGGAAGAAATGGAGACTGGA GAACGGTTTGGCTTGGACTGGATCAGAGTATGGTCCATTAACAGATCTGCCTGACTGGTCTTACGCTG ATGGCAGACCTGCACCGCCACTGAAAGGACAAGTCAGGAGGCAGAAACAGAGAGAAGACTTTGCA AGGAGAGCAGTGTATCTCAATGCAGAGGTGGACCAGGGGATAGAAACATGGAGGACAAAACAGGAGGCGCAGAAAAGAGCAAAGGAACAAATAAAATCATCTATGCTTAAACCTAAAGGAAATCttttaataaagaacaaaaattaa